Proteins found in one Allochromatium vinosum DSM 180 genomic segment:
- a CDS encoding ribbon-helix-helix domain-containing protein, with amino-acid sequence MEFKVKPKAAPSTLKEAVRDTERLSVDLPKPLKRDLKRVAVDQGRTISEIVNSLICDYVQSHKNTNN; translated from the coding sequence ATGGAGTTTAAGGTTAAGCCCAAAGCCGCACCCTCAACCTTAAAGGAAGCTGTGCGTGATACTGAGCGTCTGAGCGTGGATCTCCCCAAACCACTCAAACGCGACTTGAAGCGTGTTGCTGTCGACCAAGGGCGAACGATCAGTGAGATTGTAAATAGCCTGATTTGTGACTATGTACAAAGTCACAAAAACACAAATAATTAA
- a CDS encoding WGR domain-containing protein → MCLRWIHPEKQRYYQVELLQDLLGDWTLFQCWGGIGSHLGGQRIVWVESQEAGLTRIRQIRARRRQHGYQEHIS, encoded by the coding sequence ATGTGTCTCCGATGGATTCACCCTGAGAAGCAGCGCTACTACCAAGTGGAGCTACTTCAGGATCTCCTGGGGGACTGGACACTGTTCCAGTGCTGGGGTGGGATCGGCTCGCACCTGGGCGGTCAGCGGATCGTCTGGGTCGAGTCGCAAGAAGCTGGACTGACCAGGATCAGGCAGATTCGCGCTCGACGTCGGCAACATGGCTATCAGGAACACATATCCTGA
- a CDS encoding DUF2281 domain-containing protein, with translation MGYAELIQTLEQLPEEKQIEVLDFAKFLAQRNQNNTIAPKTLAETALAKWINNPLGVKDFQPLSREEANAR, from the coding sequence ATGGGCTACGCTGAATTGATTCAAACCCTGGAGCAACTTCCGGAAGAGAAACAGATCGAGGTGCTTGATTTCGCCAAGTTTCTTGCACAACGGAACCAAAATAACACGATCGCCCCGAAAACCCTGGCGGAAACAGCATTGGCCAAATGGATCAATAACCCATTAGGTGTGAAAGATTTCCAGCCGTTGAGTCGAGAAGAAGCGAATGCCCGCTAA
- a CDS encoding PIN domain-containing protein has protein sequence MPAKVFVDTNIWLYALVSHEDDPKHVQAASFVLALQRPLINSQVIREASSNLLKKAGIAEAKLRTIIEDWYRDCDIYPSSAVQHTLASKLRETYSFSYWDSLIVAAALDAGCSTLFSEDMQHGQNIENRLTIINPFLL, from the coding sequence ATGCCCGCTAAAGTATTTGTCGATACGAATATCTGGCTCTATGCGCTGGTTTCTCATGAAGATGATCCAAAGCATGTACAAGCCGCCAGTTTTGTCCTTGCGCTGCAACGACCTTTGATTAACTCTCAGGTGATTCGTGAAGCTAGCAGCAATTTGCTAAAAAAAGCCGGTATCGCGGAGGCAAAGCTACGAACAATCATTGAGGACTGGTATCGAGACTGCGATATTTATCCATCCAGTGCAGTACAACATACGCTGGCCTCGAAATTACGGGAAACATATTCGTTTAGTTATTGGGACAGTCTGATCGTCGCTGCCGCGCTTGATGCAGGATGCTCCACGCTCTTCAGTGAAGACATGCAGCACGGACAGAACATTGAAAATCGTTTGACAATCATTAATCCTTTTTTGCTGTGA
- a CDS encoding type I restriction-modification system subunit M, producing the protein MNQTNLSALIWSVADLLRGDYKQSDYGKVILPFTVLRRLDCVLESTKDAVLAEEKAKRQMGVNPELFLLRVSGQSFYNVSPLDMKKLLGDPDHIKANLLSYLHGFSDDVRDIFEQFDVQTQIDRLAKTNLLYQVTERFAQVDLHPNRVSNSQMGLVFEELIRKFAELSNETAGEHFTPREVIRLMVNLLFIEDDAVLAKPGVVRTLYDPTAGTGGMLSVAGEYLEEHNPEARLTMFGQELNPESYAICKADMLIKGQDVANIVFGNTFSEDGHPQRTFDYMLSNPPFGVEWKKVEKAIRQEHETLGFSGRFGPGLPRVSDGSLLFLLHLISKMRPAIDGGSRLGIVLNGSPLFTGGAGSGESEIRRYVLENDLVEAIIGLPTDMFYNTGISTYVWILSNRKPEHRRGLVQLIDASGLWQKMRKSLGSKRKELSDAHIAEITRLFGECREAYDGKKPISRLFKNSDFGYRTITVERPLRDEAGNIVLGLKGKQKGKPQPDTSRRDTENVPLAEDVETYFQREVLPHAQDAWIDHDKTKVGYEIPFNRHFYVFEPPRPLADIDADLKRCTDRILTMIEGLSA; encoded by the coding sequence ATGAATCAGACGAATCTTTCTGCCCTGATCTGGTCGGTGGCCGATCTGCTGCGGGGCGATTACAAGCAATCCGACTACGGCAAGGTCATCCTGCCCTTCACCGTGCTGCGTCGTCTGGATTGCGTCCTGGAATCCACCAAAGACGCGGTGCTCGCTGAAGAGAAAGCCAAACGGCAAATGGGGGTGAACCCCGAACTCTTCCTGCTGCGCGTGTCCGGTCAGAGCTTCTACAACGTCTCGCCCCTGGACATGAAGAAACTCCTGGGCGATCCGGATCACATCAAGGCCAACCTGTTGTCCTATCTACACGGATTCTCGGATGATGTCCGCGACATCTTCGAGCAGTTCGACGTCCAGACCCAGATTGACCGCCTCGCCAAAACCAACCTGCTGTATCAGGTGACTGAACGCTTCGCTCAGGTGGACTTGCACCCAAACCGGGTCAGTAACAGCCAGATGGGTCTGGTGTTCGAGGAACTGATCCGAAAGTTTGCGGAACTCTCCAACGAAACCGCCGGTGAACACTTCACTCCGCGTGAAGTCATCCGCTTGATGGTGAACCTGCTGTTCATCGAAGATGACGCGGTACTGGCCAAACCCGGCGTGGTGCGCACCCTCTACGACCCCACGGCAGGCACCGGTGGAATGCTATCCGTGGCCGGGGAATATCTGGAGGAACACAACCCGGAGGCGCGACTGACCATGTTCGGTCAGGAACTCAATCCGGAGTCCTACGCCATCTGCAAGGCCGACATGCTCATCAAGGGGCAGGATGTCGCCAACATCGTCTTCGGCAACACCTTCTCCGAAGATGGACACCCGCAGCGCACTTTCGACTACATGCTGTCCAATCCGCCGTTTGGGGTGGAGTGGAAGAAGGTCGAGAAGGCGATCCGCCAGGAACACGAGACCCTGGGCTTCAGCGGACGTTTCGGTCCTGGATTGCCGCGTGTCTCGGACGGATCGCTGCTGTTCCTGCTGCATCTGATCTCTAAAATGCGACCCGCTATTGATGGAGGGAGCCGGTTGGGGATCGTCCTCAACGGCTCGCCGCTGTTCACGGGTGGGGCCGGATCGGGTGAGAGTGAGATCCGTCGCTATGTGCTGGAAAACGATCTGGTGGAGGCGATCATCGGCTTGCCCACGGATATGTTCTACAACACCGGCATCTCGACCTATGTCTGGATTCTCTCCAACCGTAAGCCCGAGCATCGCCGGGGGCTGGTCCAGTTGATCGATGCCAGCGGGTTGTGGCAGAAGATGCGCAAGAGTCTGGGGTCCAAGCGCAAGGAACTCTCGGACGCGCACATCGCTGAGATCACCCGGCTGTTTGGTGAGTGCCGGGAGGCATACGATGGCAAGAAGCCGATCTCACGCCTGTTCAAGAACAGCGACTTCGGCTATCGCACCATCACTGTCGAGCGTCCGCTGCGGGACGAAGCCGGGAACATCGTGCTTGGCCTCAAGGGCAAGCAGAAGGGCAAGCCGCAACCGGACACCAGCCGGCGCGACACCGAGAATGTCCCGCTGGCCGAAGACGTGGAGACCTACTTCCAGCGCGAGGTGCTACCCCATGCCCAGGATGCCTGGATCGATCACGACAAGACCAAGGTCGGCTATGAGATCCCTTTCAACCGGCATTTCTACGTCTTCGAGCCGCCACGCCCGCTGGCCGACATCGATGCCGACCTGAAACGCTGCACGGATCGCATCCTGACCATGATCGAGGGTCTATCGGCCTGA
- a CDS encoding type II toxin-antitoxin system VapC family toxin: MGYLIDTNVWSELQKRSRIDPGVQRWFAEVAMDEVYLSVLVVGEVRCGIERLRRRDPQQASRLETRLEQLTSAMSGRILPLSLPIAEQWGRINVPNPLPVVDGLLAATALVHDLTLVTRNVRDVERSGVKLLNPFAEAVSE; encoded by the coding sequence GTGGGATATTTGATCGATACCAATGTCTGGTCGGAGTTGCAAAAACGCTCCAGAATCGACCCAGGCGTGCAACGCTGGTTTGCCGAGGTGGCGATGGATGAGGTGTATCTCTCGGTCCTGGTGGTCGGCGAGGTCCGCTGTGGCATCGAGCGTTTGCGTCGCCGTGATCCCCAGCAAGCCTCCCGTCTGGAAACACGGCTCGAACAATTAACCTCGGCCATGTCAGGACGTATCCTTCCACTGTCGCTACCGATTGCTGAACAGTGGGGGCGAATCAATGTGCCGAATCCATTGCCCGTGGTGGATGGCCTGCTGGCGGCGACTGCGCTCGTTCATGATTTAACCCTCGTCACGCGCAATGTGCGGGACGTTGAACGCAGCGGCGTCAAGCTGCTCAATCCTTTTGCAGAGGCTGTCAGCGAATGA
- a CDS encoding restriction endonuclease subunit S, with translation MSFPRYERYKDSGVEWLGEVPEHWILDRLKWSVEGCINGLWGDDPNGEDVIPCIRVADFDRAKNRVRAEDLTYRSISEEKRLNRSLKNGDLLIEKSGGGDNQPVGVVVLFDHNLNAVCSNFVARMPVRSNFSPRFLCYLHSVLYALRLNTKSIKQNTGIQNLDSASYLDERFGIPTVYEQGLIADFLDRETAKIDALIAEQQRLVELLKEKRQAVISHAVTKGLNPDAPMKDSGIEWLGEVPEHWVIVPLKHLTAPGRDIMYGIVLPGPNVDNGVPIVKGGDVRPHRLRLELLNRTTEAIEAPYARARLRPSDIVYSIRGSIGDAELVPDELLDANITQDVARISPDQTVNSLWLLFVMKSVRVFVQLEQRSLGAAVRGINIFDLKRARIPFPDIQEQKTIATFLDRETTKLDALTAEAQTAITLLQERRTALISAAVTGKIDVRGFASDSTH, from the coding sequence ATGAGCTTCCCTCGCTACGAACGCTACAAGGACAGTGGGGTGGAATGGCTGGGGGAGGTGCCAGAGCATTGGATACTTGATCGGCTTAAATGGTCGGTTGAGGGATGTATCAATGGTTTATGGGGCGACGATCCTAATGGTGAGGATGTTATACCTTGTATCCGTGTCGCTGATTTTGATCGCGCTAAAAACAGAGTTAGAGCTGAAGATTTAACTTATCGTTCAATATCTGAAGAAAAACGACTAAATAGATCATTAAAAAACGGAGATTTACTGATCGAAAAATCGGGTGGTGGCGACAATCAACCTGTAGGCGTTGTTGTATTATTTGATCATAATCTAAACGCTGTTTGCTCCAACTTTGTGGCTAGAATGCCAGTCCGAAGTAATTTCTCCCCTCGATTCTTATGTTATCTGCACAGCGTCCTATACGCTTTACGCCTCAATACTAAATCAATAAAACAAAATACTGGAATACAGAATCTCGACTCAGCTTCATATTTAGACGAGCGATTTGGAATCCCTACCGTATATGAGCAAGGTTTGATTGCCGATTTCCTTGACCGTGAAACTGCCAAGATAGACGCCCTGATTGCCGAACAGCAACGGCTCGTCGAACTGCTGAAGGAAAAGCGGCAGGCGGTCATCTCCCATGCCGTCACCAAGGGGCTGAACCCCGATGCGCCGATGAAGGATTCCGGCATCGAGTGGCTGGGAGAGGTGCCGGAGCATTGGGTAATTGTGCCACTTAAACACCTTACCGCCCCTGGTCGGGATATCATGTATGGAATCGTTCTGCCTGGGCCGAACGTAGATAATGGCGTGCCAATTGTTAAAGGCGGAGACGTTAGACCTCATCGGCTTCGGCTAGAGTTACTGAACCGCACAACTGAAGCAATCGAAGCGCCTTACGCACGCGCACGACTTAGACCAAGCGACATCGTTTATTCGATTAGGGGTTCCATTGGAGATGCGGAACTCGTACCAGATGAACTGCTTGATGCGAATATCACTCAAGATGTTGCCAGAATATCACCAGATCAAACGGTAAATAGCCTTTGGCTTCTTTTCGTAATGAAGTCAGTGAGAGTATTTGTACAGTTAGAACAACGTTCACTAGGCGCTGCTGTGCGTGGTATCAACATATTCGATCTGAAACGCGCCCGTATTCCTTTCCCAGACATTCAAGAACAAAAAACCATCGCCACCTTTCTCGACCGCGAAACCACCAAACTCGATGCCCTGACCGCCGAAGCCCAAACCGCCATCACCCTCCTGCAAGAACGCCGCACCGCCCTGATCTCGGCGGCTGTCACCGGCAAGATCGACGTGCGCGGATTCGCTTCGGATTCCACGCATTAG
- a CDS encoding antitoxin — translation MITAKIDRRGTLQSVRLPEGFQFDVDEVEILRRGDEIVLRQKPTSLRAAFDLLASMPDDFFAEGRQDVPPETRESL, via the coding sequence ATGATCACCGCCAAAATTGATCGCCGTGGCACCTTACAGAGCGTGCGGCTACCCGAGGGGTTTCAGTTCGATGTTGACGAGGTCGAGATTCTGCGCCGAGGTGACGAAATCGTGCTCCGCCAGAAGCCGACAAGCCTGCGTGCGGCATTCGACCTGTTGGCTTCCATGCCCGACGACTTCTTCGCCGAAGGACGCCAAGACGTACCGCCCGAGACCCGCGAATCCCTGTGA
- the vapC gene encoding type II toxin-antitoxin system tRNA(fMet)-specific endonuclease VapC, with protein sequence MRYLLDTNICIYIAKRRPPEVAGRFDSLHPGEVGMSIITYGELLLGAEKSQHPQPTKERLRRFVELVPVLSLPRESPHRYARIRADLERAGTPIGANDLWIAAHALTSGLILVSNNLREFGRIPGLATENWAQ encoded by the coding sequence ATGCGCTATCTCCTCGACACCAACATCTGCATCTACATCGCGAAGCGGCGTCCGCCAGAGGTTGCGGGGCGATTCGACAGCCTGCACCCTGGCGAAGTCGGGATGTCGATCATCACCTATGGCGAGTTGCTGCTCGGTGCCGAAAAGAGCCAGCATCCGCAACCGACCAAAGAACGGTTGCGGCGGTTCGTGGAACTGGTTCCCGTGCTGTCGCTGCCACGCGAGAGTCCCCATCGCTACGCTCGCATCCGTGCCGACTTGGAACGCGCCGGCACGCCGATTGGTGCCAATGACTTGTGGATCGCGGCACATGCGCTGACCTCCGGTCTGATCCTGGTCAGCAACAATCTACGGGAGTTTGGTCGGATTCCAGGACTGGCCACGGAAAACTGGGCGCAATGA